One Candidatus Limnocylindria bacterium DNA segment encodes these proteins:
- a CDS encoding HAD-IA family hydrolase, giving the protein MNWVTFDCYGTLIDWERGMTDALIPLLPAPIDRDELARRYIETEAEAEAESYRTYRDILDMAGRRVLSTFGVDAPSPLPASLPRWRPFAEVPAALAELRRRGRRIAILSNVDRDLIASSIEQLELEPDLVVTAQDAGSYKPAPGHWRVFRERSGAAIEATIHVGASQFHDMRPGAALGYRTVFVDRHGEKLTTSPTRVIHDLMALPDVIDALE; this is encoded by the coding sequence ATCAACTGGGTCACCTTCGATTGCTACGGCACGCTCATCGACTGGGAGCGCGGCATGACCGACGCGCTCATCCCTCTGCTGCCTGCGCCGATAGATCGCGACGAGCTCGCACGTCGCTACATCGAGACCGAGGCCGAGGCCGAGGCCGAGTCGTATCGCACCTACCGCGATATCCTCGACATGGCAGGTCGTCGGGTGCTGAGCACGTTCGGCGTCGACGCGCCCTCGCCACTGCCCGCTTCACTCCCGCGTTGGCGGCCGTTCGCCGAGGTGCCCGCCGCGCTCGCCGAGCTGCGGCGTCGCGGCCGGAGGATCGCCATCCTGTCCAACGTCGATCGCGACCTGATCGCGTCGTCGATCGAGCAGCTCGAACTCGAGCCCGACCTCGTCGTGACCGCACAGGACGCGGGCAGCTACAAGCCGGCGCCCGGACACTGGCGGGTCTTCCGCGAGCGCAGCGGTGCCGCGATCGAGGCGACGATCCACGTCGGAGCAAGCCAGTTCCACGACATGCGGCCGGGCGCCGCCCTCGGCTACCGCACGGTGTTCGTCGACCGGCACGGCGAGAAGCTGACCACGTCGCCGACGCGGGTCATCCACGACCTAATGGCTCTCCCAGACGTCATCGACGCACTGGAATGA
- a CDS encoding FAD-binding oxidoreductase translates to MRRRAFLRGLAVSGTAIATGCVRGDVTSSPSASPSTSSSATATAVPATPSPAPTIAAPDWEALRTALRDGLVRSSDPTYDAARILYNTRFDGVRPQAIARCASADDVRECVRFARAYHVPIALRSGGHSYGGWSTGTGLVIDVGRMSGIDVQNGRVIVGAGARLIDVYDAVAARGQGIAAGSCPTVGITGLTLGGGLGVLSRAWGLTCDDLIAAQVVTADGQVRDCDETRDADLFWALRGGGGGSFGVVTSLTLRTHPATALAIGFLSWPWSRAAAVVSAWQAWMSRAPDALWSTLHLQTGAQGPEVTMHAVLTGTAADLASRFDTLVAGAGLPIYREQGVRTYREVMLLEAGCLGRSIEQCHLVGATPAAVLGRETYVAKSAVAQKPPSDAAIAALVGAIESIAGRQGVGGGAVLLDSLGGAVSRVAPPATAFAHRDAFVVAQLIASWNAAGPASVADDMQTWLRDLYAAARPLIGRGAYVNYADADLTDWEDAYWGANYARLRQVKAKYDPDRVFDFPQAVRP, encoded by the coding sequence ATGCGACGGCGCGCGTTCCTCCGCGGACTCGCGGTCAGCGGGACCGCGATCGCGACGGGTTGCGTAAGAGGCGACGTCACATCGTCGCCGTCGGCATCGCCGTCGACCTCCTCTTCCGCGACCGCCACGGCCGTACCGGCGACGCCGTCGCCTGCTCCGACCATCGCCGCTCCCGACTGGGAAGCGCTGCGCACCGCGCTGCGCGATGGACTCGTGAGATCCAGCGATCCGACATACGACGCGGCGCGCATTCTCTACAACACGCGCTTCGACGGCGTGCGCCCACAGGCGATCGCGCGCTGCGCGAGCGCAGACGACGTTCGGGAATGCGTCCGCTTCGCTCGCGCGTACCACGTCCCGATCGCGCTGCGGAGTGGCGGCCACAGCTACGGCGGCTGGTCGACCGGCACCGGTCTCGTGATCGACGTCGGTCGCATGTCGGGGATCGATGTGCAGAACGGGCGCGTGATCGTCGGCGCGGGCGCGCGCCTCATCGACGTCTACGACGCCGTCGCGGCGCGCGGACAAGGCATCGCGGCCGGTAGCTGCCCCACCGTCGGCATCACCGGACTCACGCTGGGCGGCGGCCTCGGTGTGCTCTCGCGCGCCTGGGGCCTCACCTGCGACGACCTCATCGCGGCACAGGTCGTTACCGCGGATGGCCAGGTACGCGATTGCGATGAAACGCGCGACGCCGACCTCTTCTGGGCCCTGCGCGGCGGAGGCGGTGGCAGCTTCGGCGTCGTCACGTCGCTGACCCTGCGCACGCACCCAGCCACGGCCCTCGCGATCGGATTCCTGTCCTGGCCGTGGTCGCGCGCGGCGGCGGTCGTCTCGGCATGGCAGGCGTGGATGTCGCGCGCGCCCGACGCGCTCTGGTCCACGCTGCATCTCCAGACCGGAGCGCAGGGACCTGAGGTCACGATGCACGCTGTGCTCACCGGCACCGCGGCGGATCTCGCGTCGCGCTTCGACACGCTCGTCGCGGGCGCAGGTCTGCCGATCTACCGCGAGCAGGGCGTGCGCACCTACCGCGAGGTCATGCTCCTCGAGGCGGGCTGCCTGGGACGCTCGATCGAGCAGTGTCATCTCGTCGGAGCCACGCCCGCGGCGGTCCTGGGACGTGAGACGTATGTCGCGAAGTCCGCGGTCGCTCAGAAGCCGCCGTCCGATGCCGCGATCGCCGCGCTCGTCGGCGCGATCGAGTCGATCGCGGGACGACAGGGCGTCGGAGGCGGCGCGGTGCTGCTCGATTCGCTCGGCGGTGCTGTGTCACGCGTCGCGCCCCCGGCGACAGCCTTCGCGCACCGCGACGCGTTCGTCGTCGCTCAGCTCATCGCAAGCTGGAACGCCGCGGGGCCCGCGTCGGTCGCGGACGACATGCAGACGTGGCTGCGCGATCTCTACGCGGCCGCACGTCCGCTCATCGGTCGTGGCGCATACGTCAATTACGCGGACGCCGACCTGACCGACTGGGAAGACGCGTACTGGGGCGCGAATTACGCGCGCCTGAGGCAGGTCAAGGCGAAGTACGACCCCGACCGCGTCTTCGATTTCCCGCAGGCGGTGCGCCCCTAA
- a CDS encoding GNAT family N-acetyltransferase yields the protein MRLGELAALMQRTEGVEITSYLLADPRAAKQSGVRVSHAGGLVSWTMKSTDNGFLNRALGFGTMSEATAAVLDRLERRFADAGRPTRIAVAQGPTPRAALRLLERRGYEPEEGTDEHIYCYDRRSLPRARQVEDLTVERVRAEDAAEYARIAYSSFKDRGPHFRDIVEALVKRRAHGRSLSAYLGRIDGVPAATGMLFDVRPVGGLGNGSVLREFRGRGIQTAMIAHRMHAGWERGLRLFFGQTQNPASAHNLEELGWRLLYTEVDWVRA from the coding sequence ATGCGGCTGGGCGAGCTTGCGGCGCTGATGCAGCGGACGGAGGGCGTGGAGATCACGAGCTACCTCCTCGCGGATCCGCGCGCCGCGAAACAGAGCGGCGTCCGCGTCAGTCACGCGGGTGGGCTGGTGAGCTGGACGATGAAGTCGACCGACAACGGCTTCCTCAACCGCGCGCTCGGCTTCGGCACGATGTCCGAGGCGACGGCGGCGGTACTCGACCGGCTCGAGCGCCGTTTCGCGGACGCGGGCCGTCCCACGCGCATCGCGGTCGCGCAGGGACCGACGCCGCGTGCCGCGCTCCGTCTGCTGGAGCGCCGCGGTTACGAGCCAGAGGAAGGCACCGACGAGCACATCTACTGCTACGACCGTCGCTCTTTGCCGCGTGCGCGTCAGGTCGAGGACCTCACCGTGGAGCGCGTGCGCGCCGAAGACGCCGCGGAGTACGCCCGTATCGCGTATTCGAGCTTCAAAGACCGCGGCCCGCACTTCCGCGACATCGTCGAGGCGCTCGTGAAGCGGCGCGCGCACGGCCGGTCGCTGAGCGCGTATCTCGGTCGCATCGACGGCGTGCCGGCAGCCACGGGGATGCTGTTCGACGTGCGGCCCGTCGGTGGACTCGGGAACGGGAGTGTCCTGCGCGAGTTCCGCGGACGCGGGATCCAGACCGCGATGATCGCCCACCGCATGCATGCCGGGTGGGAGCGCGGCCTGCGGCTCTTTTTCGGTCAGACCCAGAATCCGGCCTCCGCGCACAACCTCGAGGAGCTCGGATGGCGTCTCCTGTACACCGAGGTCGACTGGGTGCGAGCGTGA
- the coaBC gene encoding bifunctional phosphopantothenoylcysteine decarboxylase/phosphopantothenate--cysteine ligase CoaBC yields MEALRGRFIVLGVTGSIAAYKSVELARRLTQAGATVQVVMSRSAAEFVRPLTFQALTYRPVEMEMFQIQDERAAGHVAMGRQADVVVVAPATAHVLARLANGFSDDLIATTVLATDAPIVLAPAMETHMWQNAATQANVATLRARGARIVEPESGPLASGDVGPGRLASLERIEAAIAEALTSSQSLAGRRIVVTAGPTLEPIDPVRFVSNRSSGKMGYAIAAAASDAGAEVFLVSGPTALRAPVGTQLVPIETAEEMRDAVLGLLPNADAVVMAAAVADYRPIETMERKIKKRDAGRELSLRMTENPDILKAIVSARRPGAVVVGFKAETGDATAEAGRMLREKKLDLVVANDVSEAGSVFGSDTDRVTFVSADGVEALPLLAKTEVARRLIAKLAERLAR; encoded by the coding sequence ATGGAAGCGCTGCGCGGTCGCTTCATCGTGCTCGGCGTCACCGGCTCGATCGCCGCGTACAAGTCGGTCGAGCTCGCGCGCCGCCTGACGCAGGCAGGCGCGACGGTTCAGGTCGTCATGTCGCGATCCGCCGCCGAGTTCGTGCGGCCACTCACGTTCCAGGCCCTCACGTACCGCCCGGTCGAGATGGAGATGTTCCAGATCCAGGACGAGCGGGCGGCGGGGCACGTCGCGATGGGCCGCCAGGCCGACGTCGTGGTGGTCGCGCCCGCTACGGCGCACGTCCTCGCCCGTCTCGCGAACGGCTTCTCCGACGACCTCATCGCGACGACCGTACTCGCGACGGATGCGCCCATCGTCCTCGCGCCCGCGATGGAGACCCACATGTGGCAGAACGCCGCGACCCAGGCGAACGTCGCCACGCTGCGCGCGCGCGGCGCGCGCATCGTCGAACCGGAGTCGGGTCCGCTCGCGTCCGGTGATGTCGGTCCCGGCCGTCTCGCGTCGCTCGAGCGCATCGAGGCCGCCATCGCGGAGGCGCTCACGAGCTCGCAGTCGCTCGCCGGTCGCCGGATCGTCGTGACCGCGGGCCCGACCCTCGAGCCCATCGATCCGGTGCGCTTCGTCTCGAATCGCTCGAGCGGGAAGATGGGCTACGCGATCGCGGCAGCGGCGTCCGACGCCGGCGCGGAGGTCTTCCTCGTGTCGGGACCGACGGCGCTGCGCGCGCCGGTGGGAACGCAGCTCGTTCCGATCGAGACCGCGGAGGAGATGCGCGATGCGGTGCTGGGCCTGCTCCCGAACGCCGATGCCGTGGTCATGGCCGCGGCGGTCGCGGACTACCGGCCGATCGAGACGATGGAGCGAAAGATCAAGAAGCGGGACGCGGGCCGGGAGCTGAGCCTGCGGATGACGGAGAACCCCGACATCCTGAAGGCGATCGTTAGCGCCCGCCGTCCCGGCGCGGTCGTCGTCGGCTTCAAGGCGGAGACCGGCGACGCGACCGCGGAGGCCGGACGCATGCTGCGCGAGAAGAAACTCGACCTCGTCGTCGCGAACGACGTGAGCGAAGCGGGATCGGTCTTCGGGTCTGACACCGACCGCGTGACCTTCGTGAGCGCCGACGGTGTCGAGGCTCTGCCGCTGCTCGCGAAGACCGAGGTCGCGCGCCGGCTCATCGCGAAGCTCGCCGAGCGGCTCGCGCGTTAG